One part of the Aricia agestis chromosome Z, ilAriAges1.1, whole genome shotgun sequence genome encodes these proteins:
- the LOC121739281 gene encoding multiple C2 and transmembrane domain-containing protein-like codes for MESVSRPEATITKKQFARIHERIQNKYEEMQKRLEKSKSIDMLQNVGVDFDYKNNKKSSVYDTNEVDDVFVMSKNSNDKHVNTNNANKYNAVFEDVKVKEAIITKSVSLLSLNDKDSDGEDFENNVFRNSFKTSIESLTEGAKESDDSNELQTPTPKSIRKRIGSRITAVKNKRQEKKEKRVKEKKDVREKVEKFVLSNSTKLDLTGFEKKIKCGTVTVTLIDVSGFEENPEEKPRSLICRFRLGNEKRKSKLVKSNQSVVKFQEILSFEQYEDDNHLEVVLWDRDNPVGRTVVDLTLLKKEKTHKLKNTLEDEAKNIKIFMLITISGSCLANTLYDIDENKCRDIILASRRKYAWYRLCGEFTKVGHLWIVVYGAKGLSSHDCYCVLNLNNESVRTVTDYKTNAPSWMKIFSFVITDITSSLEVIINDEKKCEEVGKITIPLLEVDSGKKKWYALKDVTQTQAAKGQNARILLEINISWNLVKAAVRVVNLKEVNYLQADEKLDRHIFARNLSRAKSVISWILNFLKIFKTCFQWESRKVNITALVVWTLFWSFGKVWMSPLLLLIPFVVYNYERISFIRKWKKINSEELEIESKLDKDEKSLSLRQRLNSWQEMIQVVQNSIGKFASLGESVKNLYNFSVPFISYLAIFIIVLIAFIMYLIPFNYICIVWGIHKFTQKIFNPNRIPHNEIMDLISRVPDDEALEKRKDIPLDNLSDEDDL; via the exons ATGGAAAGTGTTTCGAGGCCAGAAGCAACCATCACCAAGAAACAATTTGCGAGAATTCACGAAAGAATTCAAAACAAATATGAAGAAATGCAGAAGAGACTTGAAAAATCAAAATCCATTGATATGTTGCAAAATGTGGGAGTAGATtttgattataaaaataataaaaaatcaagtGTATATGATACGAATGAGGTGGATGATGTTTTTGTGATGTCCAAGAATTCAAATGATAAACACGTCAATACAAACAATGCAAATAAATATAATGCTGTGTTTGAAGATGTTAAAGTTAAAGAAgctattattacaaaatctGTTTCGCTTCTAAGTTTAAACGACAAAGATAGTGACGGTGAAGATTTTGAAAATAATGTATTCAGGAATTCGTTCAAAACCAGCATTGAATC GCTAACCGAAGGTGCTAAAGAAAGTGATGACTCTAACGAATTGCAAACTCCAACACCTAAATCTATACGCAAAAGAATCGGTTCACGTATAACAgctgttaaaaataaaagacaggaaaagaaagaaaagcgtgtgaaagaaaaaaaagacgTACGGGAAAAAGTGGAAAAG TTTGTTCTTTCAAATTCAACAAAATTAGACTTGACTGGATTCGAAAAGAAAATCAAATGTGGAACGGTCACTGTTACTTTAATCGATGTATCTGGCTTTGAAGAAAATCCTGAAGAAAAACCAAGATCATTGATTTGTAGATTTAG GCTAGGCAACGAAAAACGTAAGTCAAAGTTGGTAAAAAGTAACCAAAGTGTTGTAAAATTCCaggaaatattaagttttgaaCAATATGAAGATGACAATCATTTAGAGGTTGTATTATGGGATAGAGATAATCCTGTAGGCAG AACTGTGGTTGATTTAacgttattaaaaaaagaaaaaactcataaattgaaaaatacactAGAAGACGAagcaaaaaacataaaaatttttaTGCTTATCACAATTTCTGGATCGTGTTTAGCAAATACTTTGTATGACATTGATGAAAACAAATGTAGAGACATAATTTTAGCCTCGAGAAGAAAATAt gCTTGGTATCGTCTTTGTGGAGAGTTTACAAAAGTTGGTCACCTGTGGATAGTTGTTTATGGAGCCAAAGGATTGTCATCACACGATTGTTActgtgttttaaatttaaacaacgAGAGTGTAAGAACTGTTACAGATTATAAAACAAATGCGCCTAGTTGGATGAAAATATTCTCGTT CGTCATCACTGACATTACCTCATCCTTGGAAGTTATTATTAACGATGAGAAGAAATGTGAGGAAGTAGGAAAAATCACTATACCACTTTTAGAGGTTGATTCAGGAAAGAAGAAATGGTATGCCCTAAAAGACGTCACCCAAACTCAAGCAGCAAAAGGTCAAAATGCGCGAATACttcttgaaataaatatttcttggAATTTG GTTAAGGCTGCCGTTAGAGTTGTTAATCTAAAGGAAGTTAATTATTTGCAAGCCGACGAAAAATTAGACAGGCACATATTCGCGAGGAACTTGTCAAGAGCCAAATCTGTTATTTCGTGGATATTGAATTTCTTGAAAATTTTCAA AACATGCTTCCAGTGGGAATCTCGTAAAGTGAACATTACAGCGTTAGTAGTTTGGACACTTTTCTGGTCCTTCGGAAAAGTGTGGATGTCCCCACTTCTGCTACTCATACCATTTGTTGTCTATAATTATGAAAGAATatcatttatcaggaagt GGAAGAAAATAAATTCGGAAGAATTGGAAATCGAATCTAAATTGGATAAG GATGAGAAAAGTTTGTCTCTTCGTCAGAGGCTAAACAGTTGGCAGGAAATGATACAAGTAGTCCAGAACTCTATCGGAAAATTCGCAAGTCTTGGTGAAAGCGTTAAAAA CTTGTACAACTTCTCGGTGCCTTTCATCAGCTACTTGGCAATCTTCATTATAGTTCTGATTGCGTTCATTATGTATTTGATACCTTTCAACTATATTTGTATTGTTTGGG GGATTCATAAAttcactcaaaaaatatttaaccccAACAGAATACCTCACAATGAAATAATGGATCTGATTTCGAGAGTACCAGACGATGAGGCTTTG GAAAAGAGAAAGGATATACCCCTGGACAATCTATCTGATGAAGATGACCTGTAG